In Denitratisoma sp. DHT3, one DNA window encodes the following:
- a CDS encoding AraC family transcriptional regulator, translating to MLSGLERHGQSPDGFLHTVGIAKSQMANPKARVALSRYAALYRGVSAALADEGFALFSRPLKPGAFEFLCRAVISAADLQEALQRAGRYLELLLDDLAVALTVERDAAVLTIRQVNPLPVDAAGRIFAFEWLLRLLHDLAAWLTAQPLALDAVRFPYARPAHAADYARIFAPHCEFGDLGDQGDQGDQGNFGDGVGAMLQARFSRACLALPLRRDEAALRAYLKEAPASITTLYRGDRVYAQRVRDALKAALPENRSLPDLARAMFVSPRTLHRRLEAEGTSFRAIRDGLRQELAIEWLTKSERPLQQIAADLGFADGAAFYRAFSAWTGSSPRGYRMENR from the coding sequence ATGCTATCTGGGCTTGAGCGTCATGGCCAAAGCCCGGATGGCTTTCTGCACACTGTAGGAATTGCCAAATCACAGATGGCGAATCCCAAGGCGCGGGTGGCCCTTTCCCGTTACGCGGCCTTGTACCGCGGCGTCAGCGCGGCGCTGGCGGACGAGGGCTTCGCGCTGTTCTCCCGTCCCTTGAAACCGGGCGCTTTCGAGTTTCTCTGCCGCGCGGTGATTTCCGCCGCCGATCTGCAAGAGGCGCTGCAACGGGCCGGCCGCTACCTGGAACTGCTGCTCGACGATCTGGCCGTCGCCCTGACCGTGGAGCGGGACGCCGCGGTGCTGACGATCCGGCAGGTGAACCCGCTGCCGGTGGACGCGGCGGGGCGGATTTTCGCCTTCGAATGGCTGCTGCGCCTGCTGCACGACCTGGCCGCCTGGCTCACGGCGCAGCCGCTGGCGCTGGACGCGGTGCGCTTCCCCTACGCGCGCCCGGCGCACGCCGCCGACTATGCGCGGATCTTCGCGCCCCATTGCGAATTCGGCGACCTCGGTGACCAGGGCGACCAGGGTGACCAGGGTAACTTCGGCGATGGCGTCGGCGCGATGCTCCAGGCCCGCTTCTCCCGCGCCTGCCTGGCCCTGCCCCTGCGCCGGGACGAGGCCGCGCTGAGGGCTTATCTGAAGGAAGCGCCGGCCAGCATCACCACCCTGTATCGGGGCGACCGGGTGTATGCGCAACGGGTGCGCGACGCGCTCAAGGCCGCCTTGCCGGAGAACCGCAGCCTGCCGGACCTGGCCCGGGCGATGTTCGTCTCGCCGCGCACCCTGCATCGCCGGCTGGAAGCCGAGGGCACCAGCTTCCGCGCCATCCGCGACGGCCTGCGCCAGGAACTGGCCATCGAATGGCTGACCAAGAGCGAGCGCCCCCTGCAACAGATCGCCGCCGATCTGGGCTTCGCCGACGGCGCCGCCTTCTACCGGGCCTTCAGCGCCTGGACCGGCAGCAGCCCGCGGGGGTATCGGATGGAAAACCGGTAG
- a CDS encoding TetR/AcrR family transcriptional regulator, giving the protein MPLKTRQKSALSASRDRRPGSGEATKAALLKAAEKVFAEYGFSTARLDHVADAVGIRRASLLYHFPTKQELYDQVEADIFRELEAYAEQKLRDCKTPWEQLLTLIDVWLEFWTGRPTGARIILRITADITPRINDPIQFAGPIILHFERIIRSGIEQGEFIECNASDLICLLGGSILQYVCIAPHLGPVRSYHPDDPARMAAFRAMVHRAARALLTPPGK; this is encoded by the coding sequence GTGCCTCTGAAAACCAGACAGAAAAGCGCGCTTTCCGCTTCACGCGATCGACGGCCGGGGAGCGGCGAGGCGACCAAGGCCGCTTTGCTCAAGGCTGCGGAGAAGGTCTTTGCCGAGTATGGTTTCTCCACCGCGCGTCTCGACCACGTGGCGGATGCGGTGGGCATTCGTCGTGCTTCGCTGCTGTATCACTTCCCCACCAAGCAGGAACTTTACGATCAGGTCGAGGCGGATATCTTTCGCGAGCTTGAAGCCTATGCGGAGCAGAAACTGCGCGACTGCAAGACGCCCTGGGAACAGCTTCTGACCTTGATCGACGTGTGGCTCGAATTCTGGACCGGGCGCCCGACCGGGGCCCGCATCATTCTGCGGATAACGGCGGACATCACCCCGCGCATCAATGATCCGATCCAGTTCGCCGGACCCATCATCCTGCATTTCGAACGCATCATCCGATCCGGCATCGAACAGGGCGAGTTCATCGAGTGCAATGCCAGCGACCTGATTTGCCTGTTGGGCGGCAGCATTCTTCAATACGTCTGCATCGCGCCGCATCTGGGGCCCGTTCGCTCATATCATCCCGACGATCCGGCCCGGATGGCCGCCTTTCGAGCGATGGTCCATCGCGCGGCCCGGGCCTTGCTGACGCCGCCCGGGAAATGA
- a CDS encoding metallophosphoesterase family protein: MRCINNPHWRWLTIALLVVTATGCVSPAPSPLDATIPQTARPIQADPQEFHFAMVGDRTAGHRVGVFEQAMAQLNLLRPEFVINVGDLIEGYSEDQATINAQWDEIEEFTQRLGMKFFYVPGNHDISNDLQRREWNRRFGKDHYHFVYKNVLFVVLNTEDPPPPKSNKRALLSEYGGAAMGKVMQALQANPDADFPDDPKLMELARKVRSADAVNISPRQVESVRQTLARNKDVRWTVFLMHRPGWRYQSGEFRQIERMTADRPYSMFAGHFHKYAYEQRNGRDYITLGTTGGSQPTGSVDHLMWVTMTSNGPEIANILQSGLSDRKRLAVDVTKPEPVDMSRH, translated from the coding sequence ATGCGCTGCATCAACAACCCGCACTGGCGATGGCTGACCATTGCATTGCTGGTCGTGACTGCCACGGGCTGCGTCAGCCCCGCACCGTCACCGCTGGATGCCACCATTCCTCAGACTGCCAGGCCGATCCAGGCAGACCCTCAGGAATTCCACTTCGCCATGGTCGGTGACCGCACCGCCGGTCACCGGGTTGGCGTTTTTGAGCAGGCCATGGCCCAGCTCAATCTGCTGCGACCCGAGTTCGTCATCAACGTTGGCGACCTGATCGAGGGCTATAGCGAAGACCAGGCGACCATCAATGCCCAGTGGGACGAGATCGAAGAGTTCACCCAACGATTGGGCATGAAATTCTTCTACGTGCCCGGCAACCACGACATCAGCAACGATCTACAACGCAGGGAGTGGAACCGGCGTTTCGGCAAGGACCACTACCACTTCGTTTACAAGAACGTGCTGTTCGTCGTCCTCAACACCGAAGACCCGCCGCCGCCAAAATCCAACAAGCGGGCCTTGCTGTCCGAATATGGCGGCGCGGCCATGGGCAAGGTCATGCAGGCCCTGCAGGCGAACCCCGATGCGGACTTTCCCGACGATCCAAAGTTGATGGAACTTGCGCGGAAGGTTCGCAGTGCGGACGCGGTCAACATCAGTCCGCGGCAGGTTGAATCGGTGCGGCAGACGCTGGCGCGGAACAAGGACGTGCGCTGGACGGTGTTCCTCATGCATCGTCCGGGGTGGCGCTACCAATCCGGGGAGTTCCGCCAGATCGAGCGGATGACGGCCGATCGTCCCTACTCGATGTTCGCCGGCCATTTCCACAAATATGCCTACGAACAACGCAACGGCCGCGATTACATCACCCTCGGCACCACGGGCGGATCGCAACCGACCGGCAGTGTTGATCATTTGATGTGGGTGACCATGACCTCCAACGGCCCCGAGATCGCCAACATCCTGCAAAGCGGTCTATCGGACCGCAAGAGGCTCGCAGTCGACGTCACCAAGCCGGAGCCGGTAGATATGAGCCGGCACTGA
- a CDS encoding TonB-dependent receptor produces the protein MSRKKIASAICLMLGEAVVANSVAAKQPEQLEEIIVTAEKRAESLQKTNISIVALTEDSLEIRGISGLTDLRSQVPNLQLTPHPNSAGTALLYIRGIGLTDDQITQDPSVAMYVDGIYVARSQGLASSVAELERVEVLRGPQGTLYGRNATGGAVNFISKAPSTGEWRFKQQISFGNRDRFDARTSVNVPIGEDFAVRIGYLKEKENGFIKNLGTGVARYGDKDREAWRIDALWKASNTVTVRYAYDETNINDTPFYAAPATLFPKITDRPTAGGALARNVLPNDVKSSGHSLTVTWDVGPRMQIKSLTGYRKLDNFQNQIFYANPVTLGNYPLLQNAGRTHQEQLSEELQFLGSSADDRWKYVAGIYYFWEKGDANAITQTIRNPVNSVTASLQNQQIHNESTALFGQATWTPDVLDNRLHLTVGGRWSSDSRSASKYQASQTILPVRGAIVPDPTAPGGVANGDKDFRNFSPSFVAAYDINDTTNVYGKVVRGYKSGGYNVRAPSPAAFAQGFSEETLESTELGLKTQMFNNKLRLNSALFQAKYDDIQVNVQADPLNPAITNIFNAGKATIRGLELEATALLTRGLVINANYAYLYANYDKVVSPATGKDVSSTFRFPNAPGHAANVDITYELPRIPVGLLTANLNYSWQGQKFSQTSVATSQYIIGDYSLLNARLSLSEMPGLKGVRLAVWGKNLADTKYYVGHFNAGAPTAVFGAPRSYGIDMIYEF, from the coding sequence ATGTCACGCAAAAAAATCGCATCGGCGATCTGCCTGATGCTCGGAGAAGCGGTGGTCGCCAACAGCGTCGCCGCGAAACAGCCGGAACAATTGGAAGAGATCATCGTGACCGCTGAAAAGCGGGCCGAGTCCCTTCAGAAAACCAACATTTCCATCGTTGCCCTGACCGAGGACAGCCTGGAAATCAGAGGCATCAGCGGTCTCACCGACCTGCGCTCCCAGGTGCCCAACCTGCAACTGACCCCCCATCCCAACAGCGCGGGCACCGCACTGCTCTACATCCGCGGCATCGGTCTCACCGATGACCAGATCACGCAGGACCCCAGTGTCGCAATGTACGTAGATGGCATCTATGTCGCCCGGAGCCAGGGGTTGGCGAGCAGCGTGGCAGAACTGGAGCGGGTGGAGGTATTGCGTGGTCCTCAAGGCACGCTGTACGGCCGCAACGCCACGGGTGGAGCGGTCAACTTCATTTCCAAGGCCCCCAGTACCGGCGAATGGCGATTCAAGCAGCAAATTTCCTTTGGCAACCGAGATCGTTTCGACGCGCGCACTTCCGTGAACGTGCCGATCGGCGAAGACTTCGCGGTACGCATCGGCTACTTGAAGGAAAAAGAAAATGGATTCATCAAGAATCTCGGCACCGGCGTTGCCCGCTATGGCGATAAAGACCGCGAGGCCTGGCGCATCGACGCACTGTGGAAAGCCAGCAACACGGTGACGGTGCGCTACGCCTATGACGAGACCAACATCAACGACACGCCCTTCTATGCTGCCCCGGCGACCCTCTTTCCCAAAATAACCGACCGGCCTACAGCCGGCGGCGCCCTGGCACGCAACGTTCTCCCCAACGACGTGAAGTCTTCCGGCCACAGCCTGACCGTCACCTGGGACGTGGGCCCGAGGATGCAAATCAAATCCCTGACCGGCTATCGGAAACTGGACAATTTCCAGAACCAGATCTTCTACGCCAACCCGGTCACGCTGGGCAACTATCCTCTGCTGCAGAATGCCGGCCGCACTCACCAGGAACAGCTCAGCGAAGAGCTTCAGTTCCTGGGGAGTTCCGCCGACGATCGTTGGAAATATGTTGCCGGTATCTACTACTTCTGGGAAAAAGGGGATGCGAACGCAATCACGCAGACGATTCGCAACCCGGTCAACAGCGTAACCGCCAGCCTGCAGAATCAGCAGATCCACAATGAATCGACGGCCCTGTTCGGTCAGGCCACGTGGACGCCCGACGTACTTGACAACCGCCTGCACTTGACCGTTGGCGGCCGCTGGAGCAGCGACAGCCGCTCGGCAAGCAAGTACCAGGCATCTCAGACCATTCTTCCGGTGCGCGGCGCAATCGTGCCCGATCCCACGGCGCCGGGCGGCGTGGCAAACGGAGACAAGGATTTCCGGAACTTCAGTCCCAGCTTTGTCGCTGCCTATGACATCAATGACACCACGAATGTCTACGGCAAGGTGGTGAGGGGCTACAAGAGCGGTGGCTACAACGTTCGGGCACCGAGCCCCGCGGCGTTCGCCCAGGGATTCAGCGAGGAAACCCTGGAGAGCACCGAACTGGGTCTCAAGACCCAGATGTTCAACAATAAATTGCGCCTGAATTCGGCTCTGTTCCAGGCAAAGTATGACGATATCCAGGTGAACGTACAGGCCGATCCACTGAACCCGGCGATCACCAACATCTTCAACGCCGGCAAGGCCACCATCCGCGGCCTGGAACTGGAAGCCACGGCGTTGTTGACCCGGGGACTCGTGATCAATGCCAACTACGCCTATCTTTACGCCAACTACGACAAGGTGGTGAGCCCCGCAACCGGCAAGGATGTATCGAGCACTTTCCGTTTCCCCAATGCCCCGGGTCACGCAGCGAATGTCGACATCACCTACGAGTTGCCGCGTATTCCGGTCGGTCTCCTGACGGCCAACCTGAACTATTCGTGGCAAGGCCAGAAGTTTTCGCAAACCAGTGTCGCCACATCGCAGTACATCATTGGCGACTACAGTCTGCTGAACGCACGCCTGAGTCTCTCTGAAATGCCGGGACTCAAAGGGGTGCGCCTGGCCGTGTGGGGCAAGAACCTGGCGGATACCAAGTACTATGTCGGCCACTTCAACGCGGGCGCCCCCACGGCGGTGTTCGGTGCGCCACGCTCTTACGGCATCGACATGATCTACGAGTTCTGA